A region of Anopheles merus strain MAF chromosome 2R, AmerM5.1, whole genome shotgun sequence DNA encodes the following proteins:
- the LOC121589799 gene encoding myogenesis-regulating glycosidase isoform X1 produces MHKGATTDEPHGTSRQGHGRQSKAGVPIEKENIPFVDSDHEDDCFDDGGDRLAAAISSRSTVDQEYDIMTESQENLARAYITGRHAAGPSLAERRMQEKLTVSIDTSTNDGDLIEEARDKATELKLIDERARGLRRNSISLPSLNVNELEVLRSAHECENGSKISVMESGSDSLSDGTTVTPETPTTPANLKPMLQFNDDSSSDEDDKPRSKNLFRTKRRSSIAPLPALRLNDKEMMSNDFDTHSVLSNQASITSVNSLASLLKEKMQNVPAIIRKKKRETKDYKLRVFVGMLFLIIVFLVGYAYVMYNQKLLAKSYFESIKFHKKTRNFRLLDGKGGELLTGVLGTSLNIEQPYNCLPKDLKDDGSVCYEWNSKARLYMNLAKSPGPDIKCYSFQWESLLADLYPTDCFDVSEERGFWYGGGLTKGIEYILGKATIPAGPFVTGDINMHQWGNALKRYFLNSRGVAIQVDEKTPLYVSVNTDSGKRLCLQGKNDKFAFVNQQTRFPELKYTVCSGPDMKTLHNGLMQKSLWDGLTERDNDVIKSLLREPVWQIPASKQEDLTEVAIYNYTESIIALGYLRLGHVLVNEFWQRTIGDFRLDTERFPTLDETVNILHRRGFRVSFMIQPFISTESSNFREAVAKKLLIFERESERSIPALTRYKSTTSAGVLDVTNNASIPWLAEQLKKISETVEIDSYFVDFGTAFNIPRYYQCSQTLVNPDEYKNYFMERFEGTLSIFGVSSAISVPRPPAFLSLPPVNSSWSGLQSIIPTMLSYGIIGFPFLMPGPVGGDFVLPTQQLKKMYSYYSFELPPLPDKELYIRWLQLATFLPVLRFTHLPSEYRDETVTVIAKELADIRQRVLPLLERFSSIAMDEGLPIIRPLWMLDSTDVNCFSIDDEFSIGDGMIVAPVLKKGETVREVYLPQGVWKDGIDESLRKGSRWIHNYHVPQNKVAYFIKMPDNTRF; encoded by the exons ATGCACAAAGGTGCTACAACGGATGAACCACATGGAACGTCACGGCAAGGGCACGGTCGGCAGTCCAAGGCAGGCGTCCCAATCGAGAAAGAGAACATCCCCTTTGTCGATTCGGATCACGAAGACGACTGCTTTGACGACGGCGGCGATCGTTTGGCAGCCGCGATCAGTAGTAGATCGACAGTTGACCAAGAGTACGACATTATGACGGAAAGCCAGGAGAATCTCGCTCGAGCCTATATTACTGGCCGTCACGCAGCGGGTCCCAGCCTTGCCGAAAGAAGGATGCAGGAAAAGCTAACAGTTTCCATCGACACCAGTACTAATGATGG GGATTTGATCGAAGAGGCGAGAGACAAAGCTACGGAGCTGAAACTGATCGACGAACGAGCTAGAGGTTTGCGTCGAAACTCCATTTCCTTACCAAGCCTGAATGTGAATGAACTGGAAGTACTGAGATCAGCCCATGAATGTGAAAATGGTTCAAAAATATCG GTCATGGAATCTGGATCAGATTCTCTGTCGGACGGAACTACGGTCACTCCAGAAACTCCTACTACACCAGCAAACCTCAAACCAATGCTACAGTTTAATGATGATAGCAGTAGCGACGAGGACGATAAACCCCGCAGCAA AAACCTCTTCCGGACTAAACGACGCTCCTCGATTGCACCACTGCCCGCCTTGAGATTGAACGACAAGGAGATGATGTCGAACGACTTCGATACGCACAGCGTGCTAAGCAATCAGGCTTCGATCACCAGCGTAAACTCATTAGCCAGCTTGCTGAAGGAAAAAATGCAG AACGTACCTGCTATCATTCGCAAGAAAAAGCGCGAAACTAAAGACTACAAGCTTCGCGTGTTTGTCGGGATGTTATTCCTTATCATAGTATTTCTG GTTGGCTATGCGTACGTTATGTACAACCAGAAGCTGTTGGCCAAGTCGTACTTCGAGAGTATTAAGTTTCACAAGAAAACTAGGAACTTTCGACTGCTGGATGGGAAAGGGGGCGAGCTATTAACGGGTGTGTTGGGAACTTCGCTGAATATCGAGCAGCCGTACAACTGCTTGCCGAAGGATCTGAAGGACGATGGCAGTGTTTGTTATGAGTGGAACTCAAAGGCGAGACTTTACATGAATCTAGCCAAATCGCCAGGACCGGACATCAAATGCTACTCGTTTCAGTGGGAGTCTTTGCTAGCGGATCTCTACCCGACGGACTGTTTCGATGTTTCCGAGGAGCGTGGCTTCTGGTATGGCGGAGGATTGACCAAGGGCATTGAATACATTCTCGGGAAAGCAACGATTCCTGCCGGACCGTTCGTGACCGGTGACATCAACATGCATCAGTGGGGCAACGCACTGAAGCGATATTTTCTAAACTCACGCGGAGTTGCCATTCAAGTGGACGAGAAGACGCCTCTATACGTAAGCGTAAACACCGATTCCGGCAAACGGCTGTGTTTGCAGGGCAAAAACGACAAATTTGCCTTTGTAAACCAGCAGACGCGCTTCCCAGAGTTGAAGTACACCGTTTGCTCGGGACCGGACATGAAAACGCTTCACAACGGGCTGATGCAGAAAAGCCTGTGGGATGGATTGACTGAGCGGGATAATGACGTGATAAAGTCTCTGCTACGCGAACCAGTATGGCAGATACCGGCCTCCAAGCAGGAAGATCTCACCGAGGTGGCCATCTACAATTACACGGAAAGCATCATTGCGCTCGGATATTTGCGGCTAGGGCATGTGCTTGTGAACGAGTTTTGGCAGCGCACGATTGGCGATTTCCGGCTGGATACGGAGCGTTTCCCCACGTTGGACGAAACCGTAAACATACTTCACCGGCGAGGCTTCCGCGTTTCGTTTATGATTCAACCGTTCATCAGCACCGAAAGTAGCAACTTCCGGGAAGCGGTCGCCAAAAAGCTGCTTATATTTGAACGCGAATCGGAAAGAAGCATTCCGGCACTCACCCGTTACAAGAGCACTACGAGCGCCGGTGTGTTGGACGTAACCAATAATGCCTCCATACCGTGGCTGGCCGAGCAGCTGAAAAAGATATCGGAAACGGTAGAGATAGACTCCTATTTTGTGGACTTTGGCACTGCGTTCAACATTCCACGCTACTATCAATGCTCCCAGACGCTTGTCAATCCGGACGAGTATAAAAACTACTTCATGGAGCGCTTTGAAGGCACGCTGAGCATCTTTGGTGTGTCGAGTGCCATATCCGTGCCACGTCCGCCAGCGTTTCTTAGTCTACCGCCAGTGAATAGCTCGTGGAGTGGGCTGCAAAGCATAATTCCTACGATGCTTTCCTACGGCATTATAGGCTTTCCGTTCTTAATGCCAGGCCCCGTCGGTGGAGACTTTGTGCTGCCTACGCAGCAATTAAAGAAAATGTATTCATACTACTCCTTCGAGCTGCCACCACTGCCTGATAAGGAGCTGTACATCCGATGGCTTCAGCTTGCCACGTTTCTGCCCGTGTTGCGTTTCACTCACCTACCGTCGGAATATAGGGATGAAACGGTAACGGTAATTGCCAAAGAATTGGCCGACATTCGGCAGAGAGTGCTTCCCCTGCTGGAGCGTTTTTCGAGCATCGCCATGGACGAAGGATTGCCGATCATCCGCCCGCTTTGGATGCTGGATTCGACCGATGTGAACTGTTTTTCGATCGACGATGAATTTTCCATTGGCGATGGAATGATTGTGGCGCCCGTGCTCAAAAAAGGAGAAACGGTTCGTGAAG TTTATTTACCGCAGGGCGTTTGGAAGGATGGCATCGATGAGTCATTGCGGAAGGGAAGCCGATGGATACACAACTATCATGTGCCGCAGAATAAAGTAGCttatttcataaaaatgcCAGATAATACGCGCTTCTAG
- the LOC121589799 gene encoding myogenesis-regulating glycosidase isoform X2, producing MVNQCSVQRECEMEEFVVEPKYATFSHFGQTGNLFRTKRRSSIAPLPALRLNDKEMMSNDFDTHSVLSNQASITSVNSLASLLKEKMQNVPAIIRKKKRETKDYKLRVFVGMLFLIIVFLVGYAYVMYNQKLLAKSYFESIKFHKKTRNFRLLDGKGGELLTGVLGTSLNIEQPYNCLPKDLKDDGSVCYEWNSKARLYMNLAKSPGPDIKCYSFQWESLLADLYPTDCFDVSEERGFWYGGGLTKGIEYILGKATIPAGPFVTGDINMHQWGNALKRYFLNSRGVAIQVDEKTPLYVSVNTDSGKRLCLQGKNDKFAFVNQQTRFPELKYTVCSGPDMKTLHNGLMQKSLWDGLTERDNDVIKSLLREPVWQIPASKQEDLTEVAIYNYTESIIALGYLRLGHVLVNEFWQRTIGDFRLDTERFPTLDETVNILHRRGFRVSFMIQPFISTESSNFREAVAKKLLIFERESERSIPALTRYKSTTSAGVLDVTNNASIPWLAEQLKKISETVEIDSYFVDFGTAFNIPRYYQCSQTLVNPDEYKNYFMERFEGTLSIFGVSSAISVPRPPAFLSLPPVNSSWSGLQSIIPTMLSYGIIGFPFLMPGPVGGDFVLPTQQLKKMYSYYSFELPPLPDKELYIRWLQLATFLPVLRFTHLPSEYRDETVTVIAKELADIRQRVLPLLERFSSIAMDEGLPIIRPLWMLDSTDVNCFSIDDEFSIGDGMIVAPVLKKGETVREVYLPQGVWKDGIDESLRKGSRWIHNYHVPQNKVAYFIKMPDNTRF from the exons ATGGTCAACCAGTGCTCTGTGCAGCGCGAGTGTGAAATGGAAGAGTTTGTGGTGGAGCCTAAATATGCCACCTTCAGTCACTTCGGCCAAACAGG AAACCTCTTCCGGACTAAACGACGCTCCTCGATTGCACCACTGCCCGCCTTGAGATTGAACGACAAGGAGATGATGTCGAACGACTTCGATACGCACAGCGTGCTAAGCAATCAGGCTTCGATCACCAGCGTAAACTCATTAGCCAGCTTGCTGAAGGAAAAAATGCAG AACGTACCTGCTATCATTCGCAAGAAAAAGCGCGAAACTAAAGACTACAAGCTTCGCGTGTTTGTCGGGATGTTATTCCTTATCATAGTATTTCTG GTTGGCTATGCGTACGTTATGTACAACCAGAAGCTGTTGGCCAAGTCGTACTTCGAGAGTATTAAGTTTCACAAGAAAACTAGGAACTTTCGACTGCTGGATGGGAAAGGGGGCGAGCTATTAACGGGTGTGTTGGGAACTTCGCTGAATATCGAGCAGCCGTACAACTGCTTGCCGAAGGATCTGAAGGACGATGGCAGTGTTTGTTATGAGTGGAACTCAAAGGCGAGACTTTACATGAATCTAGCCAAATCGCCAGGACCGGACATCAAATGCTACTCGTTTCAGTGGGAGTCTTTGCTAGCGGATCTCTACCCGACGGACTGTTTCGATGTTTCCGAGGAGCGTGGCTTCTGGTATGGCGGAGGATTGACCAAGGGCATTGAATACATTCTCGGGAAAGCAACGATTCCTGCCGGACCGTTCGTGACCGGTGACATCAACATGCATCAGTGGGGCAACGCACTGAAGCGATATTTTCTAAACTCACGCGGAGTTGCCATTCAAGTGGACGAGAAGACGCCTCTATACGTAAGCGTAAACACCGATTCCGGCAAACGGCTGTGTTTGCAGGGCAAAAACGACAAATTTGCCTTTGTAAACCAGCAGACGCGCTTCCCAGAGTTGAAGTACACCGTTTGCTCGGGACCGGACATGAAAACGCTTCACAACGGGCTGATGCAGAAAAGCCTGTGGGATGGATTGACTGAGCGGGATAATGACGTGATAAAGTCTCTGCTACGCGAACCAGTATGGCAGATACCGGCCTCCAAGCAGGAAGATCTCACCGAGGTGGCCATCTACAATTACACGGAAAGCATCATTGCGCTCGGATATTTGCGGCTAGGGCATGTGCTTGTGAACGAGTTTTGGCAGCGCACGATTGGCGATTTCCGGCTGGATACGGAGCGTTTCCCCACGTTGGACGAAACCGTAAACATACTTCACCGGCGAGGCTTCCGCGTTTCGTTTATGATTCAACCGTTCATCAGCACCGAAAGTAGCAACTTCCGGGAAGCGGTCGCCAAAAAGCTGCTTATATTTGAACGCGAATCGGAAAGAAGCATTCCGGCACTCACCCGTTACAAGAGCACTACGAGCGCCGGTGTGTTGGACGTAACCAATAATGCCTCCATACCGTGGCTGGCCGAGCAGCTGAAAAAGATATCGGAAACGGTAGAGATAGACTCCTATTTTGTGGACTTTGGCACTGCGTTCAACATTCCACGCTACTATCAATGCTCCCAGACGCTTGTCAATCCGGACGAGTATAAAAACTACTTCATGGAGCGCTTTGAAGGCACGCTGAGCATCTTTGGTGTGTCGAGTGCCATATCCGTGCCACGTCCGCCAGCGTTTCTTAGTCTACCGCCAGTGAATAGCTCGTGGAGTGGGCTGCAAAGCATAATTCCTACGATGCTTTCCTACGGCATTATAGGCTTTCCGTTCTTAATGCCAGGCCCCGTCGGTGGAGACTTTGTGCTGCCTACGCAGCAATTAAAGAAAATGTATTCATACTACTCCTTCGAGCTGCCACCACTGCCTGATAAGGAGCTGTACATCCGATGGCTTCAGCTTGCCACGTTTCTGCCCGTGTTGCGTTTCACTCACCTACCGTCGGAATATAGGGATGAAACGGTAACGGTAATTGCCAAAGAATTGGCCGACATTCGGCAGAGAGTGCTTCCCCTGCTGGAGCGTTTTTCGAGCATCGCCATGGACGAAGGATTGCCGATCATCCGCCCGCTTTGGATGCTGGATTCGACCGATGTGAACTGTTTTTCGATCGACGATGAATTTTCCATTGGCGATGGAATGATTGTGGCGCCCGTGCTCAAAAAAGGAGAAACGGTTCGTGAAG TTTATTTACCGCAGGGCGTTTGGAAGGATGGCATCGATGAGTCATTGCGGAAGGGAAGCCGATGGATACACAACTATCATGTGCCGCAGAATAAAGTAGCttatttcataaaaatgcCAGATAATACGCGCTTCTAG
- the LOC121589799 gene encoding myogenesis-regulating glycosidase isoform X4, whose product MMSNDFDTHSVLSNQASITSVNSLASLLKEKMQNVPAIIRKKKRETKDYKLRVFVGMLFLIIVFLVGYAYVMYNQKLLAKSYFESIKFHKKTRNFRLLDGKGGELLTGVLGTSLNIEQPYNCLPKDLKDDGSVCYEWNSKARLYMNLAKSPGPDIKCYSFQWESLLADLYPTDCFDVSEERGFWYGGGLTKGIEYILGKATIPAGPFVTGDINMHQWGNALKRYFLNSRGVAIQVDEKTPLYVSVNTDSGKRLCLQGKNDKFAFVNQQTRFPELKYTVCSGPDMKTLHNGLMQKSLWDGLTERDNDVIKSLLREPVWQIPASKQEDLTEVAIYNYTESIIALGYLRLGHVLVNEFWQRTIGDFRLDTERFPTLDETVNILHRRGFRVSFMIQPFISTESSNFREAVAKKLLIFERESERSIPALTRYKSTTSAGVLDVTNNASIPWLAEQLKKISETVEIDSYFVDFGTAFNIPRYYQCSQTLVNPDEYKNYFMERFEGTLSIFGVSSAISVPRPPAFLSLPPVNSSWSGLQSIIPTMLSYGIIGFPFLMPGPVGGDFVLPTQQLKKMYSYYSFELPPLPDKELYIRWLQLATFLPVLRFTHLPSEYRDETVTVIAKELADIRQRVLPLLERFSSIAMDEGLPIIRPLWMLDSTDVNCFSIDDEFSIGDGMIVAPVLKKGETVREVYLPQGVWKDGIDESLRKGSRWIHNYHVPQNKVAYFIKMPDNTRF is encoded by the exons ATGATGTCGAACGACTTCGATACGCACAGCGTGCTAAGCAATCAGGCTTCGATCACCAGCGTAAACTCATTAGCCAGCTTGCTGAAGGAAAAAATGCAG AACGTACCTGCTATCATTCGCAAGAAAAAGCGCGAAACTAAAGACTACAAGCTTCGCGTGTTTGTCGGGATGTTATTCCTTATCATAGTATTTCTG GTTGGCTATGCGTACGTTATGTACAACCAGAAGCTGTTGGCCAAGTCGTACTTCGAGAGTATTAAGTTTCACAAGAAAACTAGGAACTTTCGACTGCTGGATGGGAAAGGGGGCGAGCTATTAACGGGTGTGTTGGGAACTTCGCTGAATATCGAGCAGCCGTACAACTGCTTGCCGAAGGATCTGAAGGACGATGGCAGTGTTTGTTATGAGTGGAACTCAAAGGCGAGACTTTACATGAATCTAGCCAAATCGCCAGGACCGGACATCAAATGCTACTCGTTTCAGTGGGAGTCTTTGCTAGCGGATCTCTACCCGACGGACTGTTTCGATGTTTCCGAGGAGCGTGGCTTCTGGTATGGCGGAGGATTGACCAAGGGCATTGAATACATTCTCGGGAAAGCAACGATTCCTGCCGGACCGTTCGTGACCGGTGACATCAACATGCATCAGTGGGGCAACGCACTGAAGCGATATTTTCTAAACTCACGCGGAGTTGCCATTCAAGTGGACGAGAAGACGCCTCTATACGTAAGCGTAAACACCGATTCCGGCAAACGGCTGTGTTTGCAGGGCAAAAACGACAAATTTGCCTTTGTAAACCAGCAGACGCGCTTCCCAGAGTTGAAGTACACCGTTTGCTCGGGACCGGACATGAAAACGCTTCACAACGGGCTGATGCAGAAAAGCCTGTGGGATGGATTGACTGAGCGGGATAATGACGTGATAAAGTCTCTGCTACGCGAACCAGTATGGCAGATACCGGCCTCCAAGCAGGAAGATCTCACCGAGGTGGCCATCTACAATTACACGGAAAGCATCATTGCGCTCGGATATTTGCGGCTAGGGCATGTGCTTGTGAACGAGTTTTGGCAGCGCACGATTGGCGATTTCCGGCTGGATACGGAGCGTTTCCCCACGTTGGACGAAACCGTAAACATACTTCACCGGCGAGGCTTCCGCGTTTCGTTTATGATTCAACCGTTCATCAGCACCGAAAGTAGCAACTTCCGGGAAGCGGTCGCCAAAAAGCTGCTTATATTTGAACGCGAATCGGAAAGAAGCATTCCGGCACTCACCCGTTACAAGAGCACTACGAGCGCCGGTGTGTTGGACGTAACCAATAATGCCTCCATACCGTGGCTGGCCGAGCAGCTGAAAAAGATATCGGAAACGGTAGAGATAGACTCCTATTTTGTGGACTTTGGCACTGCGTTCAACATTCCACGCTACTATCAATGCTCCCAGACGCTTGTCAATCCGGACGAGTATAAAAACTACTTCATGGAGCGCTTTGAAGGCACGCTGAGCATCTTTGGTGTGTCGAGTGCCATATCCGTGCCACGTCCGCCAGCGTTTCTTAGTCTACCGCCAGTGAATAGCTCGTGGAGTGGGCTGCAAAGCATAATTCCTACGATGCTTTCCTACGGCATTATAGGCTTTCCGTTCTTAATGCCAGGCCCCGTCGGTGGAGACTTTGTGCTGCCTACGCAGCAATTAAAGAAAATGTATTCATACTACTCCTTCGAGCTGCCACCACTGCCTGATAAGGAGCTGTACATCCGATGGCTTCAGCTTGCCACGTTTCTGCCCGTGTTGCGTTTCACTCACCTACCGTCGGAATATAGGGATGAAACGGTAACGGTAATTGCCAAAGAATTGGCCGACATTCGGCAGAGAGTGCTTCCCCTGCTGGAGCGTTTTTCGAGCATCGCCATGGACGAAGGATTGCCGATCATCCGCCCGCTTTGGATGCTGGATTCGACCGATGTGAACTGTTTTTCGATCGACGATGAATTTTCCATTGGCGATGGAATGATTGTGGCGCCCGTGCTCAAAAAAGGAGAAACGGTTCGTGAAG TTTATTTACCGCAGGGCGTTTGGAAGGATGGCATCGATGAGTCATTGCGGAAGGGAAGCCGATGGATACACAACTATCATGTGCCGCAGAATAAAGTAGCttatttcataaaaatgcCAGATAATACGCGCTTCTAG
- the LOC121588962 gene encoding sorting nexin-27 isoform X2 — protein MQRSMFSSYCAENTDDIFVQTHLTDLCCESSDEEESRFAAGVGKRRGRLVPIPTISSLVAERSNHVNVEGATHKQVVDLIKSGGDTLTLTVISVTQQEAERLEPTEDPGGYSYIDYSEKRSLPISIPDYNIIHRGNERYVVFNIHMAGRQLCSRRYREFSNLHQQLKKEFSGFSFPKMPGKWPFQLNEQQLDARRRGLEQYLEKVCAVRVIAESDAVQEFLTDTVDDLAASPVDIKIMLPDHAVVTVSVRKSANAQLVWEQLVQRANLTSYTQQYFYLFEIVEYNFERKLQPHEIPHQLYVQNYSTASSTCLCVRRWLFSIEREMSLPAGEQAAKFIFYQAVDEVNRSNIRADGRLYELKALQDSKKADEYLALARTLPGYGDIVFPHCACDSRKEGHVVPAVGMKSFRLHACREDGALEAQTVELQWATISRWESDEESMAFCFQYSRSDKPPRWVKVFTPYHAFLADCFDRIMEERAWDDTGE, from the exons ATGCAGCGAAGTATGTTTTCTTCGTACTGCGCGGAAAATACTGATGACATTTTCGTTCAGACACATTTGACTGACTTGTGCTGCGAAAGCAGCGATGAAGAGGAAAGCAGATTTGCAGCTGGTGTTGGAAAACGTCGGGGAAGACTTGTTCCTATTCCTACTATCAGCAGTCTAGTTGCAGAGCGAAG cAATCATGTGAACGTGGAAGGTGCTACTCATAAGCAGGTGGTGGATCTCATCAAATCCGGTGGCGATACTCTAACGTTGACCGTCATATCAGTCACACAGCAG GAGGCGGAACGTCTTGAACCGACGGAAGACCCCGGCGGATATTCATACATCGACTATTCGGAAAAACGTAGCCTGCCTATTAGTATTCCGGATTACAACATCATTCATCGTGGGAACGAGCGATACGTTGTTTTCAATATCCATATGGCTGGTCGGCAGTTGTGCTCACGACGGTATCGCGAATTCTCAAACTTACATCAACAGCTAAAGAAGGAATTTTCCGGCTTCAGCTTTCCCAAAATGCCCGGCAAGTGGCCGTTCCAGCTAAACGAGCAACAACTGGACGCCCGCCGACGTGGGCTGGAGCAGTATTTGGAAAAAGTCTGCGCCGTACGAGTGATTGCGGAAAGTGACGCAGTCCAAGAATTTCTCACCGACACTGTAGATGATCTGGCAGCGTCACCAGTCGATATTAAAATAATGCTACCCGATCATGCCGTTGTAACGGTGTCGGTGCGAAAGTCGGCGAATGCACAGCTCGTGTGGGAGCAGCTGGTGCAGCGAGCCAATCTGACCTCTTACACTCAGCAATATTTTTACCTTTTCGAAATTGTCGAGTACAATTTTGAGCGTAAGTTACAACCCCACGAAATTCCTCATCAGTTGTACGTGCAAAACTACAGTACGGCTTCCAGCACGTGTCTTTGCGTAAGGCGATGGCTGTTTTCTATAGAGCGAGAAATGTCGCTTCCTGCCGGCGAGCAGGCAGCGAAGTTCATTTTCTATCAG GCCGTCGATGAGGTGAATCGCAGCAATATTCGTGCAGATGGACGTTTGTATGAGCTGAAAGCGCTACAAGACTCGAAAAAGGCGGACGAATATCTTGCACTAGCACGCACTTTGCCCGGCTACGGTGATATCGTCTTTCCACATTGTGCATGTGACAGTCGTAAGGAGGGCCATGTGGTACCGGCAGTAGGCATGAAAAGCTTCCGGTTGCATGCATGTAGGGAAGATGGTGCACTCGAGGCACAAACCGTAGAGTTGCAGTGGGCTACAATCTCACGTTGGGAAAGTGACGAGGAATCGATGGCGTTTTGTTTCCAGTACAGCCGCTCGGACAAACCTCCGCGATGGGTTAAAGTTTTTACACCATAC CACGCATTCTTGGCCGACTGCTTCGATAGGATAATGGAGGAACGAGCATGGGACGATACAGGAGAGTAA
- the LOC121588962 gene encoding sorting nexin-27 isoform X1: MEAKNGKSGPTTTIPVASSGGGGCSVTATAKNGVKENPNGPRVVTIYKTETGFGFNVRGQVSEGGQLRSINGELYAPLQHVSAVLDNGAAEQAGIKKGDRILEVNHVNVEGATHKQVVDLIKSGGDTLTLTVISVTQQEAERLEPTEDPGGYSYIDYSEKRSLPISIPDYNIIHRGNERYVVFNIHMAGRQLCSRRYREFSNLHQQLKKEFSGFSFPKMPGKWPFQLNEQQLDARRRGLEQYLEKVCAVRVIAESDAVQEFLTDTVDDLAASPVDIKIMLPDHAVVTVSVRKSANAQLVWEQLVQRANLTSYTQQYFYLFEIVEYNFERKLQPHEIPHQLYVQNYSTASSTCLCVRRWLFSIEREMSLPAGEQAAKFIFYQAVDEVNRSNIRADGRLYELKALQDSKKADEYLALARTLPGYGDIVFPHCACDSRKEGHVVPAVGMKSFRLHACREDGALEAQTVELQWATISRWESDEESMAFCFQYSRSDKPPRWVKVFTPYHAFLADCFDRIMEERAWDDTGE, translated from the exons ATGGAagcgaaaaatggcaaatctGGTCCTACAACCACAATCCCTGTCGCATCGTCGGGTGGTGGGGGGTGCAGTGTTACCGCGACGGCCAAGAATGGGGTGAAGGAAAACCCGAACGGTCCCCGGGTGGTGACCATCTACAAGACGGAAACCGGTTTCGGGTTTAACGTCCGCGGACAAGTCAGCGAGGGTGGGCAGCTGCGATCAATCAACGGCGAGCTGTATGCACCACTGCAACACGTCAGTGCTGTTTTGGATAACGGGGCCGCGGAACAGGCTGGCATTAAAAAGGGCGATCGAATCCTGGAAGT cAATCATGTGAACGTGGAAGGTGCTACTCATAAGCAGGTGGTGGATCTCATCAAATCCGGTGGCGATACTCTAACGTTGACCGTCATATCAGTCACACAGCAG GAGGCGGAACGTCTTGAACCGACGGAAGACCCCGGCGGATATTCATACATCGACTATTCGGAAAAACGTAGCCTGCCTATTAGTATTCCGGATTACAACATCATTCATCGTGGGAACGAGCGATACGTTGTTTTCAATATCCATATGGCTGGTCGGCAGTTGTGCTCACGACGGTATCGCGAATTCTCAAACTTACATCAACAGCTAAAGAAGGAATTTTCCGGCTTCAGCTTTCCCAAAATGCCCGGCAAGTGGCCGTTCCAGCTAAACGAGCAACAACTGGACGCCCGCCGACGTGGGCTGGAGCAGTATTTGGAAAAAGTCTGCGCCGTACGAGTGATTGCGGAAAGTGACGCAGTCCAAGAATTTCTCACCGACACTGTAGATGATCTGGCAGCGTCACCAGTCGATATTAAAATAATGCTACCCGATCATGCCGTTGTAACGGTGTCGGTGCGAAAGTCGGCGAATGCACAGCTCGTGTGGGAGCAGCTGGTGCAGCGAGCCAATCTGACCTCTTACACTCAGCAATATTTTTACCTTTTCGAAATTGTCGAGTACAATTTTGAGCGTAAGTTACAACCCCACGAAATTCCTCATCAGTTGTACGTGCAAAACTACAGTACGGCTTCCAGCACGTGTCTTTGCGTAAGGCGATGGCTGTTTTCTATAGAGCGAGAAATGTCGCTTCCTGCCGGCGAGCAGGCAGCGAAGTTCATTTTCTATCAG GCCGTCGATGAGGTGAATCGCAGCAATATTCGTGCAGATGGACGTTTGTATGAGCTGAAAGCGCTACAAGACTCGAAAAAGGCGGACGAATATCTTGCACTAGCACGCACTTTGCCCGGCTACGGTGATATCGTCTTTCCACATTGTGCATGTGACAGTCGTAAGGAGGGCCATGTGGTACCGGCAGTAGGCATGAAAAGCTTCCGGTTGCATGCATGTAGGGAAGATGGTGCACTCGAGGCACAAACCGTAGAGTTGCAGTGGGCTACAATCTCACGTTGGGAAAGTGACGAGGAATCGATGGCGTTTTGTTTCCAGTACAGCCGCTCGGACAAACCTCCGCGATGGGTTAAAGTTTTTACACCATAC CACGCATTCTTGGCCGACTGCTTCGATAGGATAATGGAGGAACGAGCATGGGACGATACAGGAGAGTAA